One region of Roseovarius faecimaris genomic DNA includes:
- a CDS encoding maleate cis-trans isomerase family protein: MSDYSSRGRARIGVLVPFTNTNLEPDMVLLRPDGVSVHFARMGGYDADEIPDEDQMAGLGEADLDGPLGLLLGVRPDVILYGCTSATLAHGPGFDRDLAARIKAQSGAETVTAAGALVNALRTLGCDKIAFASPYVASLNDVAIAFLADEGVTTVSRADFPEQLGNDGQGALTPDQVAALARQADSDAAQAIVLSCTDMRAVECIAALEAELGKPVITSNQAMMFQTLQMLSLTYASAGYGALFERLN, from the coding sequence ATGAGCGACTATTCGTCCAGAGGCCGCGCGCGGATCGGCGTTCTGGTGCCCTTCACCAATACCAACCTTGAACCCGACATGGTGCTGCTGCGCCCCGATGGCGTGTCGGTCCATTTTGCGCGCATGGGTGGTTATGACGCCGATGAGATCCCCGATGAGGATCAGATGGCGGGCCTTGGCGAGGCCGATCTCGATGGCCCGCTCGGCCTGCTGCTGGGGGTCAGACCAGATGTGATCCTGTATGGCTGTACCTCTGCAACCCTGGCGCATGGCCCCGGCTTTGACCGGGATCTGGCGGCCAGGATCAAGGCGCAGAGCGGGGCCGAGACGGTCACGGCGGCGGGCGCGCTGGTCAACGCCCTGCGCACGCTTGGATGCGACAAGATCGCCTTCGCCTCGCCCTATGTGGCCAGTTTGAACGACGTCGCCATTGCCTTTCTCGCCGATGAGGGGGTCACCACCGTGTCGCGCGCGGATTTTCCCGAGCAGCTTGGCAATGACGGGCAGGGCGCGCTGACCCCGGATCAGGTGGCCGCGCTTGCCCGGCAGGCCGATAGTGACGCGGCGCAGGCGATTGTCCTCTCCTGCACCGATATGCGCGCGGTGGAATGCATCGCCGCGCTGGAGGCAGAACTGGGCAAGCCGGTGATCACCTCCAATCAGGCGATGATGTTCCAGACATTGCAAATGCTCTCCCTTACCTATGCCTCTGCCGGTTATGGCGCTCTTTTCGAAAGGCTGAACTGA
- a CDS encoding hydantoinase/oxoprolinase family protein codes for MTTSALRVAVDIGGTFTDTVLMTGDGTVIATAKTPTTPRNPTEGALHGVRDVLRDVGADWARITGFIHGTTLATNALIERRGARVASVTNAGFRDILEIAYERRYSQYDINIDKPDLIVPRARSFTIAGRMDAQGRELTPLDETGVDALADALRDSGAEAVAICLLHSYANPAHEQRLRDLLLARLPGLAISISSDVSPEAREFDRLCTTVANAYIQPLMAHYLADFASAFAAEGVRCPILMMTAGGGMTTIETAAALPIRLVESGPAGGAILAARIAERAGAREVLSFDMGGTTAKLCLIDEYQPQSARRFEIARAERFIKGSGMPVRIPVLEMIEIGAGGGSIAHVDRLGRIQVGPHSAGSEPGPAAFGKGGQNATVTDADIQQGLIEPASFAEGRLRIDTGAAADAIDRCFEGAGLGTDEAAAGISEIVDESMAGAGRMHAVESGKDLGARIMIAFGGNGPLHATRVARRAGVQRILIPRAPGVGSAVGFLYAPVSFEIVRSRYATLDSLDIDGLNAFFDTMIAEAESVVRAGAPEALLTTRRTAFMRYHGQGHEIEITLPDRALAAEDLAHLRHLFEAEYRAQFARSVPGMVIEILNWSVRVASSADPAGRVARTEPAGRAVPQRRSSILCEVSQTRREADIYDRATLRPGQSLQGPALIIEPQTTTYVSADFSATVDGDGTLILTAEGYTA; via the coding sequence ATGACCACATCCGCCCTCAGGGTCGCCGTCGATATTGGTGGTACCTTCACCGATACCGTTCTCATGACGGGTGACGGCACCGTCATCGCCACCGCCAAGACCCCGACAACACCGAGAAACCCGACCGAAGGTGCCCTGCATGGCGTCCGCGACGTGTTGCGCGATGTCGGGGCTGACTGGGCCCGGATCACCGGGTTCATCCATGGCACCACGCTCGCGACCAATGCGCTGATTGAACGGCGCGGGGCGCGGGTGGCAAGCGTTACCAACGCGGGCTTCCGCGATATTCTCGAGATCGCCTATGAGCGGCGCTACAGCCAGTATGACATCAATATCGACAAGCCTGATCTGATCGTGCCGCGCGCGCGCAGCTTTACCATTGCCGGGCGGATGGACGCACAGGGGCGCGAGTTGACACCGCTCGATGAGACAGGAGTGGACGCGCTGGCGGATGCCCTGCGCGACAGCGGGGCCGAAGCGGTCGCCATTTGTCTGTTGCACAGCTATGCCAACCCGGCCCATGAACAGCGGCTGCGGGACCTGCTGCTGGCGCGGCTGCCTGGGCTTGCGATTTCCATTTCCAGCGATGTCAGCCCCGAGGCGCGCGAGTTCGACCGTCTCTGCACCACCGTGGCCAATGCGTATATTCAGCCGCTCATGGCGCATTACCTGGCGGATTTCGCATCCGCCTTTGCCGCTGAGGGGGTGCGATGTCCGATCCTGATGATGACGGCGGGCGGGGGCATGACGACGATTGAAACGGCCGCCGCGCTTCCGATCCGCCTGGTCGAATCCGGCCCGGCCGGGGGGGCGATCCTTGCGGCGCGCATTGCCGAAAGGGCAGGGGCGCGCGAGGTGCTGAGCTTTGACATGGGCGGGACCACGGCAAAGCTGTGTCTGATCGACGAGTATCAGCCGCAAAGCGCGCGGAGGTTCGAGATTGCCCGTGCCGAACGGTTCATAAAGGGCAGTGGCATGCCTGTGCGTATTCCCGTTCTGGAAATGATCGAGATCGGGGCAGGCGGCGGCTCCATCGCGCATGTCGACCGGCTTGGACGCATTCAGGTGGGCCCCCATAGTGCCGGGAGCGAGCCGGGGCCCGCTGCCTTTGGCAAGGGGGGCCAGAACGCCACGGTGACCGATGCCGACATTCAGCAAGGGCTGATCGAACCGGCAAGTTTTGCCGAAGGGCGGTTGCGGATCGATACAGGTGCCGCGGCTGATGCGATTGACCGCTGTTTTGAGGGCGCTGGCCTTGGCACCGATGAGGCTGCTGCAGGGATCAGCGAGATTGTCGACGAGAGCATGGCGGGCGCGGGCCGGATGCACGCGGTGGAGTCGGGCAAGGACCTGGGTGCGCGTATCATGATCGCATTTGGCGGCAACGGTCCTCTGCATGCCACGCGTGTGGCGCGCCGTGCCGGTGTTCAACGGATCCTCATTCCGCGTGCCCCGGGCGTTGGGTCTGCGGTCGGGTTTCTCTATGCGCCGGTGTCGTTCGAGATTGTGCGCAGCCGCTATGCAACGCTGGACAGCCTCGATATTGACGGGCTGAATGCTTTCTTCGACACGATGATCGCGGAAGCTGAATCGGTGGTCCGGGCAGGCGCACCCGAGGCGTTGCTGACCACCCGACGAACGGCCTTCATGCGCTATCACGGGCAGGGTCATGAGATTGAGATCACACTGCCCGACAGGGCGCTTGCCGCCGAAGATCTTGCACATCTGCGACACCTGTTCGAAGCCGAGTACCGCGCGCAATTTGCCCGCTCCGTGCCGGGGATGGTGATCGAAATTCTGAACTGGTCGGTGCGTGTGGCCTCCTCTGCCGATCCGGCGGGACGGGTTGCCCGGACCGAACCGGCGGGGAGAGCTGTACCGCAGCGGCGGAGCTCGATCCTCTGCGAGGTGAGCCAGACCCGGCGGGAGGCTGATATCTATGACCGCGCCACCCTGCGCCCCGGTCAGAGCCTGCAAGGCCCCGCCCTGATCATTGAGCCGCAAACCACCACCTATGTCAGCGCTGATTTTTCCGCCACGGTGGACGGCGATGGCACCCTCATCCTCACTGCCGAAGGATACACCGCATGA
- a CDS encoding hydantoinase B/oxoprolinase family protein has protein sequence MTQITTPRLQVMWNRLLAVVEEQGQALIRAAFSPIVRESGDISAGIFDRRGRMLAQAVTGTPGHINTMAEAVKNLLERFEIQHMKPGDIYMTNDPWLASGHLNDFLLMQPVFYKDRVVGFTSCTSHLADLGGLGMGPDGSDVYDEGLLIPPCKLVDAGEVNALLMEIVRANSREPIANEGDIYALIACCETGAQRLAGMMAEFDLDDLDPLAEYIIETSRRGTLEAIAEVPKGTYRSELMVDGYDMPILLKAALTVADDHILLDFDGTSPCSPKGINVPLNYATAYSVFALRCIIGADIPNNAGSLEPFRVTGPKGCILNAQRPVPVAMRHSIGQMTPDLVYGCLSQALPEKVPAEGASCLYDVPLRHTAESARDGGQAFALELVFNGGTGARPTKDGLSATAFPSGVWGSQVEPTEAVAPVLITRRELRENSGGVGQFQGGHGQHIEIAAAGEEAFLVFLSVERVCFAAAGRHGGGEGAKGRIRVGHDGPELPSKGTIRVPNDRPLILETPGGGGFGPPGKRDAALIRRDLEEGIISRATAEAHYPHALEDRS, from the coding sequence ATGACCCAGATCACCACCCCCCGCCTGCAAGTCATGTGGAACCGGCTTCTGGCGGTTGTCGAAGAGCAAGGTCAGGCGCTGATCCGCGCGGCCTTCAGCCCCATCGTGCGCGAAAGCGGTGACATCTCGGCCGGCATTTTTGACCGGCGCGGGCGCATGCTGGCCCAGGCCGTGACGGGCACGCCGGGGCATATCAACACCATGGCCGAGGCGGTGAAGAACCTGCTGGAGAGGTTCGAAATCCAACACATGAAACCGGGCGACATCTACATGACCAATGACCCCTGGCTCGCCTCGGGGCATCTCAACGATTTCCTGCTGATGCAACCGGTCTTCTACAAGGATCGCGTGGTGGGCTTCACCTCCTGTACTTCGCATCTGGCCGATCTGGGCGGGCTTGGCATGGGGCCGGATGGTTCGGACGTTTATGACGAGGGGCTTCTGATCCCGCCCTGCAAACTGGTGGATGCGGGCGAGGTCAACGCGCTGCTGATGGAGATCGTGCGCGCCAACTCGCGCGAGCCGATTGCCAATGAAGGCGACATTTATGCGCTCATTGCCTGTTGTGAAACCGGGGCGCAGCGGCTGGCCGGGATGATGGCGGAGTTCGACCTCGATGACCTCGATCCGCTGGCCGAGTATATCATCGAGACGTCGCGGCGTGGTACGCTGGAGGCAATCGCCGAGGTTCCAAAAGGCACTTACCGAAGCGAGTTGATGGTTGACGGCTATGACATGCCGATCCTGCTCAAGGCCGCGCTGACGGTGGCCGATGACCACATTCTCCTGGATTTCGATGGCACCTCCCCTTGTTCGCCCAAGGGTATCAACGTGCCACTCAACTATGCCACCGCCTATTCCGTGTTTGCCCTGCGCTGCATTATCGGGGCCGATATTCCCAATAATGCCGGGTCTTTAGAGCCGTTCCGCGTGACCGGGCCGAAGGGGTGTATCCTCAACGCGCAGCGCCCGGTGCCGGTTGCGATGCGCCACTCCATCGGGCAGATGACACCCGATCTGGTCTATGGATGTCTGTCGCAGGCCCTGCCTGAGAAGGTGCCTGCCGAGGGGGCATCCTGCCTCTATGACGTGCCGCTGCGCCACACGGCGGAAAGCGCGCGCGACGGCGGGCAGGCCTTTGCGCTGGAGCTGGTGTTCAACGGCGGCACGGGCGCGCGGCCCACCAAGGACGGGCTCAGTGCCACGGCCTTTCCCAGCGGTGTCTGGGGCAGTCAGGTGGAGCCGACCGAAGCCGTGGCTCCCGTTCTGATCACCCGCCGCGAGCTTCGCGAGAACAGCGGCGGTGTGGGCCAGTTTCAGGGCGGCCATGGCCAGCATATCGAGATTGCCGCCGCAGGGGAGGAGGCGTTTCTGGTCTTCCTGTCGGTTGAGCGCGTATGTTTTGCCGCTGCTGGTCGGCATGGCGGTGGCGAGGGGGCCAAGGGGCGCATCCGGGTCGGGCATGACGGCCCGGAGCTGCCCAGCAAGGGAACGATCCGGGTGCCGAATGACAGGCCGCTGATCCTTGAGACGCCCGGTGGCGGCGGCTTCGGTCCTCCGGGCAAGCGCGATGCGGCACTGATCCGCCGCGATCTGGAGGAAGGCATAATCAGCCGTGCCACCGCCGAGGCGCATTATCCGCATGCGTTGGAGGACAGGTCATGA
- a CDS encoding MmgE/PrpD family protein, whose amino-acid sequence MSRNIARTNDPQFSAIAEFALNGALDIPERALKHCATLLIDTLGVAAGATVLEVGQIARDHAVEFHAAGSAANAATMLFDGRRVSLTGAAWALGTQIDNLDGHDGFAPCKGHIGAAVVPALMAFAERHSEISGPQALATMTMAYEIAARAGLSLHATVSDYHTSGAWNALGVAALGCRLERSTPEQLRHALGIAEYHGPRSQMMREIDNPTMLHDGSGMGALVGSTAALLAMRGFTGAPAITIEAPEVAHYWSDLGERWTVAENYIKPYPSCRWGHAAMDAVRHLMRTEGLTADQVEHIEVRTFDEAARLFAGMPETTTQAQYSMHFVIATMLKHGTVAPEHIEGAGLRDPDVAALIPRISAVASDHHNATFPEGRWSDVVVTTRDGRTLASGDIAARGGVDAWMSDAEVEEKFHGFCAGVLSEERAHALWAMRDRLLQPDSRIADLTELVNAPGDTA is encoded by the coding sequence ATGTCCCGTAATATCGCCCGCACCAATGACCCGCAGTTTTCGGCCATTGCCGAGTTTGCCCTGAACGGTGCGCTCGACATCCCCGAGCGGGCGCTCAAACACTGCGCGACCCTGCTGATCGACACGCTGGGCGTGGCCGCCGGGGCCACGGTGCTGGAGGTGGGCCAGATTGCCCGCGATCATGCGGTGGAGTTTCATGCCGCCGGGTCAGCGGCGAACGCGGCCACCATGCTTTTTGATGGACGCCGCGTGTCACTGACCGGGGCCGCCTGGGCGCTGGGCACCCAGATCGACAACCTGGATGGCCATGATGGCTTTGCCCCCTGCAAAGGCCATATCGGGGCGGCGGTGGTTCCCGCGCTCATGGCCTTTGCCGAGCGGCACTCCGAAATAAGCGGCCCGCAGGCCCTGGCGACCATGACAATGGCCTATGAGATCGCCGCGCGCGCGGGGCTCAGCCTGCATGCCACGGTGAGTGATTATCACACGTCAGGGGCCTGGAACGCGCTGGGCGTGGCGGCACTGGGCTGTCGGCTTGAGCGGAGCACACCAGAGCAATTGCGCCATGCGCTGGGCATTGCCGAATACCACGGCCCGCGCAGCCAGATGATGCGCGAGATCGACAATCCGACCATGCTGCACGATGGCTCGGGCATGGGGGCCCTGGTGGGCAGCACCGCCGCGTTGCTTGCCATGCGCGGCTTCACCGGTGCACCGGCGATCACCATCGAAGCGCCGGAGGTCGCGCATTACTGGTCTGATCTGGGGGAGCGGTGGACCGTTGCGGAAAACTACATCAAACCCTATCCAAGCTGCCGATGGGGGCATGCCGCGATGGATGCCGTGCGGCACCTGATGCGAACCGAAGGGCTGACCGCCGATCAGGTGGAGCATATCGAAGTGCGCACCTTCGACGAGGCGGCCCGGCTTTTTGCCGGGATGCCCGAAACCACGACGCAGGCGCAGTATTCCATGCATTTCGTCATTGCCACGATGCTCAAGCACGGCACGGTCGCGCCCGAGCATATCGAAGGCGCGGGCCTGCGTGATCCGGATGTGGCCGCGCTGATCCCGCGCATTTCGGCCGTGGCGAGCGACCATCACAACGCGACCTTCCCCGAAGGACGCTGGTCTGATGTGGTGGTGACCACGCGCGACGGGCGCACCCTTGCGTCAGGCGATATCGCCGCGCGCGGGGGCGTGGATGCCTGGATGAGCGATGCCGAGGTTGAAGAGAAATTCCATGGTTTCTGTGCCGGGGTGCTGAGCGAGGAGCGTGCCCACGCGCTCTGGGCGATGCGCGACCGGTTGCTGCAGCCGGACAGCCGCATTGCCGACCTGACGGAGCTTGTCAACGCGCCGGGAGATACTGCATGA
- a CDS encoding pyridoxal phosphate-dependent aminotransferase, translating to MIPPVPHIGSMAGYALADLSAPAGKRLVSLSQNESLRPPSPAVAEALARAATSPQLYPDPDWTVLREAIADRHEVTAANILCGNGSLDLIGCLARAYLDPGTAALAPAHAYPFFRTATQMTGARFDTASETGATVDVDALLAQVTPETRIVFVANPGNPTGTRISRAGLLRLREGLPGDVMLVIDEAYGEFADHLGERMFDLVERGDTVVLRTFSKAYGLAGMRVGWGLFPPAIAAETRKVMNPNNVALPGQMAAHAALLDHDYMRETCAQTAVLRDAFATRLRAAGYELHESFTNFALIRFASPEAAESANRALRTDGVFLRPQGGAGLPECLRATISVADDMDLAASLLEDWARNGGKR from the coding sequence ATGATCCCCCCCGTTCCCCATATCGGCTCCATGGCGGGCTATGCCCTGGCTGATCTGAGCGCACCGGCGGGCAAGCGGCTCGTCTCGCTCAGTCAGAACGAAAGTCTGCGCCCGCCGAGCCCCGCCGTGGCCGAGGCGCTTGCCCGGGCCGCCACATCACCGCAGCTTTATCCGGACCCGGACTGGACCGTCCTCAGAGAGGCGATTGCCGACAGGCATGAGGTGACTGCCGCCAATATCCTTTGTGGAAACGGGTCGCTTGATCTGATCGGATGCTTGGCGCGTGCCTATCTCGACCCCGGCACCGCCGCCCTTGCCCCGGCCCATGCCTATCCGTTCTTTCGCACCGCGACGCAGATGACCGGCGCGCGGTTCGATACGGCCTCTGAGACAGGCGCCACCGTCGATGTCGATGCCCTTCTTGCGCAGGTCACGCCGGAGACCCGGATCGTCTTTGTCGCCAATCCCGGCAACCCGACCGGTACGCGCATTTCCCGGGCCGGGCTCCTGCGTCTGCGCGAGGGGCTGCCGGGCGATGTGATGCTTGTGATCGACGAGGCTTATGGCGAGTTTGCCGACCATCTGGGCGAGCGGATGTTCGACCTTGTGGAGCGGGGTGATACGGTTGTCCTGCGGACCTTTTCCAAGGCCTACGGGCTGGCCGGGATGCGGGTTGGCTGGGGGCTGTTTCCGCCTGCCATCGCGGCCGAGACGCGCAAGGTCATGAACCCCAACAACGTCGCCCTGCCCGGGCAGATGGCCGCTCATGCCGCGCTACTTGATCACGACTATATGCGTGAAACCTGCGCGCAGACCGCTGTGCTGCGCGATGCCTTTGCAACCCGCCTGCGCGCTGCCGGATACGAGCTGCATGAAAGTTTCACAAACTTCGCGCTGATCCGTTTCGCCTCTCCGGAGGCGGCGGAAAGCGCCAATCGGGCCCTGCGGACGGACGGCGTTTTTCTGCGCCCCCAGGGCGGCGCGGGCCTGCCCGAGTGCCTGCGTGCGACCATTTCCGTCGCGGACGACATGGACTTGGCGGCTTCGCTGTTGGAGGATTGGGCCAGAAACGGAGGGAAACGATGA
- a CDS encoding D-2-hydroxyacid dehydrogenase, with protein sequence MSLRVLILDSDPAPLRDRLAEAMPDVVIETCDSYAAMHDLVPAFKPDVLYSVSFAGRAGYPWQPLYGADGPKWISVGGSGVDHLEPWDPSRITVTNSAGVASAMMAEYVFGSILHYTLDIDGLAADKAARRWDPAREMQPLQGKTMLIVGLGHTGQAVAQRAKAFEMSVIGTRARPVPMEHVDEVRASDDLPQLWEQADFVTVSVPLLPSTRGLVDARAFAAMKPSAMLVDVSRGGVVDQDALVNALRSGAIAHAALDVFPEEPLPEDSPQWGLENAILSPHCSAVFDGWATRSFGLFLDNLERWRAGEPLQNIVDPARGY encoded by the coding sequence ATGAGCCTGCGCGTTCTGATCCTCGACAGCGATCCCGCACCGCTGCGCGACCGGCTGGCCGAAGCGATGCCCGATGTGGTCATCGAGACCTGCGACAGTTACGCGGCCATGCACGATCTGGTCCCGGCCTTCAAACCCGATGTGCTTTACTCGGTCAGTTTCGCGGGCCGGGCGGGCTATCCCTGGCAGCCGCTTTATGGTGCGGACGGGCCGAAGTGGATTTCGGTCGGCGGCTCGGGCGTGGACCACCTTGAGCCGTGGGACCCTTCGCGGATCACCGTGACCAACTCGGCTGGGGTCGCCTCGGCGATGATGGCCGAGTATGTTTTTGGCAGCATCCTGCATTACACGCTCGATATCGATGGGCTGGCGGCGGACAAGGCAGCCCGGCGCTGGGATCCGGCGCGCGAGATGCAGCCGCTACAGGGTAAGACGATGCTGATCGTGGGGCTTGGCCATACCGGTCAGGCCGTGGCGCAGCGGGCGAAGGCGTTTGAGATGAGCGTGATCGGTACCCGCGCGCGGCCCGTCCCGATGGAGCATGTGGACGAGGTCCGTGCCAGCGATGACCTGCCCCAGCTTTGGGAGCAGGCGGATTTCGTGACTGTCAGCGTGCCGCTTCTGCCCAGCACCAGGGGTCTGGTGGATGCCCGCGCCTTCGCGGCGATGAAGCCGTCGGCGATGCTTGTCGATGTCTCGCGCGGCGGGGTGGTTGATCAGGATGCGCTGGTTAATGCGCTGCGAAGCGGGGCCATCGCGCACGCCGCTCTGGACGTGTTTCCCGAGGAACCCTTGCCCGAAGACAGCCCGCAATGGGGCCTTGAGAACGCGATCCTGTCACCGCATTGTTCGGCGGTGTTCGACGGTTGGGCGACGCGCTCTTTCGGGCTGTTCCTTGACAATCTGGAGCGCTGGCGCGCGGGAGAACCGTTGCAGAATATCGTGGATCCGGCGCGCGGCTATTGA